A window of Argopecten irradians isolate NY chromosome 1, Ai_NY, whole genome shotgun sequence contains these coding sequences:
- the LOC138325634 gene encoding uncharacterized protein isoform X2: MSAIYGQDPLSPFARSPGCADNHLWSPRLKPRWGEYDVITHDGLSRFKSNFDCCHQGEVRGSHDPIDTFCCNRLPKPLEADYTGMVTPKKTDRHVACDPQVDVFPLHDRTRKDENGEYVLPSSTRAAIESTHNKLYCSSSYQSTFQGGATSVCCPEQTLCDDQEVPEGYYPTEYPVFCCQDPYDKQGPCNEMVDNLAYVPSECNYDASNITESGYEPSFFSPMAYQRRALSDANQNFHDRLVQDVYHYRLPSSLHYPEGFEEYDQLVPCTMDVQEKEQEQADIPHPTSKFLRPVIPPTLIRDMVDLKMEMDLAKKVQSLPEIETPSRKQLPSIEEWTEWPHKPKVSRPQRSETQKRFNIYHPTTIPDLRDFKVYSKRVYFNGFNSSAFRG, translated from the exons ATGTCGGCAATTTACGGACAGGATCCTCTTTCGCCGTTCGCGAG GTCTCCTGGATGTGCCGACAACCATTTATGGTCGCCCCGACTGAAGCCTCGCTGGGGGGAATATGACGTCATTACCCACGATGGGCTGTCTCGATT CAAGAGTAACTTCGATTGCTGCCATCAAGGTGAAGTCCGCGGAAGTCACGATCCAATCGATACTTTCTGCTGCAATAG ATTACCAAAGCCCCTAGAAGCAGATTACAC CGGCATGGTAACGCCAAAGAAAACTGACCGTCACGTGGCATGTGACCCGCAGGTGGATGTATTCCCGTTACACGACCGAACAAGAAAGGACGAAAACG GCGAATATGTCCTACCTTCCTCCACGCGGGCAGCCATTGAAAGCACACACAATAAGTTGTACTGCTCCTCCAGTTACCAAAGTACATTCCAAGGGGGTGCAACATCAGTCTGCTGCCCCGAACAAACCCTGTGTGACGACCAGGAAGTTCCAGAGGGGTATTATCCAACCGAATATCCTGTCTTCTGTTGCCAAGATCCGTATGACAAGCAAGGTCCTTGTAACGAGATGGTGGACAATTTGGCATATGTTCCATCAGAGTGTAATTATGATGCATCAAACATCACAGAGTCTGGCTACGAACCTTCTTTCTTCTCCCCGATGGCTTACCAAAGAAGAGCTTTAAGTGATGCAAATCAAAACTTCCACGATCGTCTGGTGCAAGATGTATATCATTATCGTCTGCCCTCAAGTCTTCATTATCCCGAAGGGTTTGAAGAATATGATCAACTAGTTCCATGTACAATGGATGTCCAGGAGAAAGAACAAGAACAAGCAGATATCCCTCATCCTACGTCAAAGTTTCTGCGACCAGTTATTCCACCAACCCTAATTCGAGACATGGTCGACCTAAAAATGGAAATGGACCTTGCGAAGAAAGTTCAAAGTTTACCAGAAATCGAAACACCTAGCCGAAAACAGTTGCCTAGTATAGAAGAATGGACTGAATGGCCGCATAAACCTAAAGTAAGCCGGCCACAGAGATCGGAAACACAGAAAAG ATTCAACATCTACCATCCAACGACCATTCCAGATCTAAGAGATTTCAAAGTATATTCGAAGAGGGTTTATTTCAATGGTTTCAACTCATCGGCTTTCCGTGGTTAA
- the LOC138325645 gene encoding uncharacterized protein codes for MSVQMANNPPQTKRSLNLFLTEKTQTRRFEPRASIDKRRQEKAIIENISRRMFPAGVRAPLLTDIPTPDNRGDTSFRFDVISPKRIPRPMREQLSSSFNPRKRTPNNRSQNSSKTPSLISPRPIKYLLPDGSYKNSKPVDEDIKQPDAWEQWKENIARAKDARDRMYRNTYCLSKDKLRYHVCTLPRIVNDRPWTVGEVPIENGRKTMVLERQVNDLVLSDRTMIVPQPERKRVESIQIKGLHKQNTMDTVASENCFEVRRIEASTEFLKENAGQLTTIVRQPNDVGRIYETASSKNRKIDRPLKHENMKYRPGQWGSKVPVRLRKYSSQGNADKDYKSVEAYKEYVELMQQRGVEGKSNDHRSGDRDSSLASHYGYENRVLQSVIDVNQPNADGKISGNHANSIVIEIKPTWDENVKNEKQTSDDGRTCPANSPLPETNEEKCDNPEETEQRPE; via the coding sequence ATGTCTGTTCAAATGGCAAACAACCCTCCTCAGACTAAACGTAGTCTGAACTTATTTCTGACTGAGAAAACTCAAACGCGGAGATTCGAACCTAGGGCATCGATAGACAAACGACGACAGGAGAAAGCTATAATTGAGAATATTTCCCGGCGCATGTTTCCAGCCGGAGTACGTGCTCCACTACTGACCGATATTCCAACACCGGACAATCGTGGGGACACCAGCTTCCGGTTCGATGTTATCAGCCCCAAACGAATACCGCGACCCATGAGGGAACAATTGTCGTCTTCATTCAATCCACGAAAACGGACCCCGAACAATAGGTCGCAAAATTCATCTAAaacgccatctttgatttcccCTCGACCAATTAAATATCTACTACCGGATGGGTCTTATAAGAACAGCAAGCCAGTCGACGAGGACATTAAGCAACCGGATGCTTGGGAACAATGGAAGGAGAACATTGCGCGTGCAAAGGACGCACGTGACCGGATGTACCGAAATACATACTGCCTATCAAAAGACAAATTACGGTATCATGTGTGCACACTTCCGCGTATCGTGAACGATAGACCTTGGACAGTCGGCGAGGTTCCTATAGAAAATGGTAGGAAAACTATGGTCTTAGAAAGACAAGTAAATGATTTGGTGCTGTCAGACCGGACGATGATAGTTCCCCAGCCAGAGAGGAAGCGGGTCGAATCGATTCAAATAAAAGGACTGCATAAGCAGAATACAATGGACACCGTTGCAAGTGAAAACTGCTTTGAAGTTCGAAGGATAGAAGCGAGTACTGAATTCTTGAAAGAAAACGCCGGACAGCTAACGACAATTGTTAGACAACCAAATGACGTGGGACGAATTTATGAGACTGCTTCCAGTAAAAACAGGAAAATTGATCGTCCTTTGAAACacgaaaatatgaaatatagaCCGGGACAATGGGGAAGTAAAGTTCCGGTACGTCTTAGGAAATACTCGTCCCAAGGGAACGCCGACAAGGACTATAAGTCGGTAGAGGCATATAAGGAGTACGTTGAATTGATGCAACAGCGGGGAGTAGAAGGGAAGAGCAATGATCACCGGTCAGGTGACAGAGACAGTAGTTTGGCATCTCATTATGGCTATGAGAATAGAGTTCTTCAGTCGGTCATTGACGTAAACCAGCCGAATGCAGACGGTAAAATATCTGGTAACCATGCCAACTCAATCGTGATTGAAATAAAACCAACTTGGGACgaaaatgtgaaaaatgaaaaacaaacatCAGACGACGGTAGAACGTGTCCCGCCAATTCACCTTTACCCGAAACTAACGAGGAAAAATGTGATAATCCGGAGGAAACTGAACAGAGACCAGAATGA
- the LOC138325634 gene encoding uncharacterized protein isoform X1, with translation MSAIYGQDPLSPFARSPGCADNHLWSPRLKPRWGEYDVITHDGLSRFKSNFDCCHQGEVRGSHDPIDTFCCNRLPKPLEADYTGMVTPKKTDRHVACDPQVDVFPLHDRTRKDENGGEVNCPVGTNRIVSAEESYRTSGGLPIQTGEYVLPSSTRAAIESTHNKLYCSSSYQSTFQGGATSVCCPEQTLCDDQEVPEGYYPTEYPVFCCQDPYDKQGPCNEMVDNLAYVPSECNYDASNITESGYEPSFFSPMAYQRRALSDANQNFHDRLVQDVYHYRLPSSLHYPEGFEEYDQLVPCTMDVQEKEQEQADIPHPTSKFLRPVIPPTLIRDMVDLKMEMDLAKKVQSLPEIETPSRKQLPSIEEWTEWPHKPKVSRPQRSETQKRFNIYHPTTIPDLRDFKVYSKRVYFNGFNSSAFRG, from the exons ATGTCGGCAATTTACGGACAGGATCCTCTTTCGCCGTTCGCGAG GTCTCCTGGATGTGCCGACAACCATTTATGGTCGCCCCGACTGAAGCCTCGCTGGGGGGAATATGACGTCATTACCCACGATGGGCTGTCTCGATT CAAGAGTAACTTCGATTGCTGCCATCAAGGTGAAGTCCGCGGAAGTCACGATCCAATCGATACTTTCTGCTGCAATAG ATTACCAAAGCCCCTAGAAGCAGATTACAC CGGCATGGTAACGCCAAAGAAAACTGACCGTCACGTGGCATGTGACCCGCAGGTGGATGTATTCCCGTTACACGACCGAACAAGAAAGGACGAAAACG GCGGAGAAGTTAACTGTCCTGTGGGTACAAACAGGATTGTATCAGCAGAAGAATCTTATCGAACCAGTGGCGGATTACCAATACAAACAG GCGAATATGTCCTACCTTCCTCCACGCGGGCAGCCATTGAAAGCACACACAATAAGTTGTACTGCTCCTCCAGTTACCAAAGTACATTCCAAGGGGGTGCAACATCAGTCTGCTGCCCCGAACAAACCCTGTGTGACGACCAGGAAGTTCCAGAGGGGTATTATCCAACCGAATATCCTGTCTTCTGTTGCCAAGATCCGTATGACAAGCAAGGTCCTTGTAACGAGATGGTGGACAATTTGGCATATGTTCCATCAGAGTGTAATTATGATGCATCAAACATCACAGAGTCTGGCTACGAACCTTCTTTCTTCTCCCCGATGGCTTACCAAAGAAGAGCTTTAAGTGATGCAAATCAAAACTTCCACGATCGTCTGGTGCAAGATGTATATCATTATCGTCTGCCCTCAAGTCTTCATTATCCCGAAGGGTTTGAAGAATATGATCAACTAGTTCCATGTACAATGGATGTCCAGGAGAAAGAACAAGAACAAGCAGATATCCCTCATCCTACGTCAAAGTTTCTGCGACCAGTTATTCCACCAACCCTAATTCGAGACATGGTCGACCTAAAAATGGAAATGGACCTTGCGAAGAAAGTTCAAAGTTTACCAGAAATCGAAACACCTAGCCGAAAACAGTTGCCTAGTATAGAAGAATGGACTGAATGGCCGCATAAACCTAAAGTAAGCCGGCCACAGAGATCGGAAACACAGAAAAG ATTCAACATCTACCATCCAACGACCATTCCAGATCTAAGAGATTTCAAAGTATATTCGAAGAGGGTTTATTTCAATGGTTTCAACTCATCGGCTTTCCGTGGTTAA